The genomic DNA CACCAATACTACGAAGTCCACATCTCCGCCGAAACCCAACCCCAAGCCGACACCATCCTTAATTCATTACTAGAAAAGAAACTTGCCACCGGCGGCCAATTCATCAAGACCCCATCCCGCTTCCTCTGGAAAGGCGAGATAGAAGAGATGGATTACATCACTATCACCTCATTCACGACTGCCGAGAAGAAAGAGGCCCTCGTGTAGGATGTCGAGCTAAACACTTCCGAAGAATTCCCCATGATCCGTTTCATCGCCATCGACGTCAACCACAAGCTTGCCTCGTGGATCGAGCAAACACTAGCATAGGACAATCATGTAGTATGTCTGAAAAGATCTTTCACCTCCAACCCTGGAACCCTGCACTTGTGACTACCGCGCACAAAGTAACCCGCCAAATCCACGCCCTCGCTCCAGAACTTGAAGTCCTCTTCATGGGAGCCGCCGCCTTAGCCCTCCCCGGCAAGAACGACATCGACCTCGACATCCTCTGCGACGCCCACGACGTCAGCAAGTACGCAGCACTCCTCGCGCCAGTACTCGGCGAACTCAAAGAACTCAACGACAAGACCGCCTCCTGGTCCACCACCATCGACGGTTTCAAAGTGGACGCCATCCTCTCCGACCCGACCATCTCACACGTACCAAAACAACAGGCCATCTTCCACAAGCTCAAGGCCAACGCCAAGCTACGCGACCACTACCGCCAGCTCAAGGAGTCCTGCGACGGCAAACCCTACAAAGAGTACGAGCAGCACAAGAAAGCCTTCTTCGAGCAGGTATATAATAGTAACTAGAAACCTTAGCGCAGATTCCAGGAGGTAACTATGTTCGAACCAACCAGCACATTCAGCGGCTTCTCCGTTGATGATATCAAAGCGGCAGAAGCATTCTACGCCGATACCCTGGGCGTCACCATCGACAGCACAGAGATGGGCCTCGATATCACTCTGCCTGGCGGCGCAAAACTCTTTGTTTACGAGAAAGAGGATCATCAGCCTGCTACGTTCACCGTCCTTAACTTCATCGTCGATGACATCGACAAGTCCATCGCAGCCCTCGAAGAAAAAGGCGTCACTTTTGAACACTACGACCTTGGCAACGGCGCCGTAACTGACGAAAGCGGCGTACTGCGCGGTCTTAGCGCAAACATGGGTCCGGATATCGCCTGGTTCAAGGACCCTGCAGGCAACGTCCTATCACTCGTACAGACGCAATAGGGAACAGCATGAGCATTGAGCAGCGCACCCCAGACAAGCAACAGATTAGTATCCTCTGCACAAACTACCGGGGCGATACCGCTTGGCGTACCATCATTCCACAGTCCATTTGGTTTGGCGGCACCGAATGGCATCCCGAGAAACAATGGCTGCTCAAGGCGTATGATGTAGAGAAGGATGCTGAGCGAGACTTTGCGATGAAAGATATCCAACGCTGGAGCGCGACCCAACCTGACGCATAAGCTTCCGCATGCATTTACTGCTATAATTCGTCCATGCCTTCCATATCACTCGTTACCGGCGTCCTTGTGAAAAATGCTGATAATAAGTTTCTGCTTGTGAAAAAACCGGATGATGTCGGGCCTTACGCTGGCACATACCTGCCTCCTGGCGGCGCTGTCGATCAGGATGAACGCATCGACGAGGCCGCCCTGCGCGAGCTATACGAGGAAACCGGCGTCAAAGTGACGAACCTAAAGCGCGTTTACTTTGATGATGATATCACCGAAAACTGGGCAGGCAAGGTCAAGCACATGGTCGGACTACTTTACACTGCAGACTACGCATCAGGCGACCTCACTCCCAAAGAAGGCAACGATGATGATTTTGATGTCGTCGGCTGGTTCTCACTGGAAGAGATGAAACACATGCCCTTATCCCCGCCGATAGAAAAACTAATGAGACATCTTGGCTACCTATGAGCATCGTGCGCAAATGGGATATGGCCGATGAAAGCACTAAGAAGCAGTGCACTGATGAAGTCATCGCCTATATTGAAGACTTAGAGGGCGCACAGCCGGGCGTCATCGCCGCCCAAGACATCATCGACATCGTCATGCAGCATCTTGGCCCAACGGTATACAATGCCGGCCTGGCCGACGCGAATAAGCTCATCAAACAGAAGCTCGGTGACATCGAGACCGAACTGGATACGCTGCATCAGCCATAGCAACTGCTATACTTAAACCTATGCTTGGCAACAACTACCTCCTCTGGGAAAACGACCTTTTCATCGTGTGCACGCCGCACAACCCGCACCTTCCATACAGTGAAGGCCCGATACTCGTTATCAAGACCAAGCACGACATCGCCAACGCCTGGCAAGATCCACTCCTGACCGGACACGCTTTTCATCTGGCCGCGCAGGTCTGCCAGGTGGTAGAGAAACTTGGCCTTGCCCCTTGGTTCAACATCCAGACGAATGGCAATTGGGGCCTGCTGCCCGATGCCACGCCGTTTTTTCATATCTATATATACGGCCGCAACAAAACTGAGCGCTGGGCCAAACCGATCATCCTACCCGAAGTCCCCAAGGCATACCATAATGACCCCATGCCCGAACCAGATCGAGCAAAATTAGCACAAGCCTTTACGGAGCTATCGTGAAACCGGTTGACTACCGCATAATGCGGAAGACGATTATTACACTCGTGCAAGCTAATCGCCACAAGCTCGTGTCGGTTGATGTTGCAGGTGATGAATCTATATTTGCATTTGAGGGCAAGCACTACGTTTGTGAAATTCAAATAGACGGCAATTGGTTCGGCTATGACCTGCAGGTAGAAGATGCAGCCGGATGTGACTTTGTTGATTATGTCGATGCCCGCCGCATGAATGATAAGCGTCGTACAAAGGAAGAACTTAGAGTTTACGAGGAGATGCTTAATACAGTAAGAAAGTTACTGAACGGCGATATATATTACTTAGCAAACCCCAATTGTTCTTATGTTGCTACTAAAAATAATGATGGCACTTTTGATGTAAGCTATTGGGAGCTAAAAATGTTTTTGTTTTATCCGTATAGCTCTGGCTGGAGTAATCGAACGTTTAGTAAAGACGAGTTCGACAAGTTGCACTTGAAAGTTTTAGACTGACAAATTTGTAGCATAGGAGTAACTTGGCTAGGTAGTTTTGGTTTCAATGTACTCAATCATGGTATTATTGAAGTAAGAGTTGCAGAAAATGAAAAAATCCAAAACCCCTCGTCTCACCCTCATCTTAAGCATTGCCACCGGCCTGCTCATACTCCTCGCCGGCATCTTCGTCTACCTCACCCTCGCCGCCGGCCCCTCCGCCAACCGCGAAGCCGAAGACGCCACCCCGGACGAATTCGCTAAGGTCATCAGCGACCCCGCCGCCAGCAACTCCGAAGCCCTGCAGTTCCTCGGCCAATCCACCACGCCCGACGACGGCAATTTTGAGACCGTCAACGTCAGCGACGCCACCAGCCTGCAGACCGCCCTGGATAACGCCCAGCCCGGCCAACACATCGTCATGGCCGACGGCTCCTATGGCGGCAAGTTCACCATCACCAAGCCCGCCGCCGCCGATAAGCCCATCAAGCTCAGCGGCAGCCGCGGCGCCATCATCGACGGGGGCGATCTGAACAGCGGCTATGCATTGTACCTCGGTAACGCCGACTACTGGCACCTGGAAGGCTTTACCATCACCAACCGCGAGAAGGGCCTGATGGCCGATGACATTGATTTCACCACCATTAAAGGCCTGTATGTCCACACCATCGGCAACGAAGCCATCCATATCCGCTCCAACTCCTCCGACAACACCATCGACGGCAATGAGATCACCAACACCGGCTTGACCAACATCGAGTTCGGCGAAGGCATCTACGTAGGATCTGCCAACAACAACTGGGGCACCACCTCGGTCGGCGGCACCGTCACCATTCCCACGCCGGACAAGTCCGACAACAACAAGCTCATCAATAACAATATCTACAAGACCGGCGGTGAGTCCATGGACATCAAGGAGGGCACCACCGGCGGGCTCATCAAAGGCAACACGTTCGACGGCGCCGAGATGGGCGGCCCCTACGCCGATTCCTGGATCGACATGAAGGGCAACGGCTGGACCATCGAGGGTAATAAGGGCAAGAACGCCAAGGCCGATGCCTTCCAGGTCCACGCCAACAGCATCGAAGGGGAGTGGGGCCACGATAATATTTTTACCGGCAACATCATCGAATCGGGCGTGCCTGGCTACGGCTTCAATATCGGCAGTGCCAGTGGCAACACGGTCAAATGTGACAATCAGGCACCGGGTGCGGCCAAGGGCCTGAGCGACATCGAGTGTACGCCGTAACAAGATAACGGCGTCGACTGCTACATGCCGCTACCTGATCCTGCTCCGCTTTAAGCTGGCGCACATCATGATATAATGAAGGCATGGTACAGAAGCAGCTACTCAGAGTTCTGACCGGAATCATCCTCCTCGTCGCAGGGATGATAACTATCATGGCCGGGCTGCTTATCTCATTGTTCGCGCTTGATGGCAGTTGGTTGTTGCTGTCACTGCTGGGACTCGGTATCGTCATTGGCGGCGTTCTGCTCGTCATCAAGGAGCTCCACACAGCACTCGGCTACGCCAAGCGGCACATACCCAAGACTAAGCCGGGCCAGCGGCCGGTGAAGCATATAAAATCAGAGTGATATGAACGATCGGCTTTTTGCGGCAGTCTTAGGCACCTTTTTCGTCGGTATCGGCGGGCTTTTTGCGGCGACGGCGCTGACTGATTTGCAGATTCCCTATGTACTAAGAGCCGGCGCCATTATCTGCGATGCTACGGCAATCTGTGCCGATGCCGACATCATACTGCTACCAGTCGCGGCCATTCTCATGCTTGAGGGTGCCATCATCGCCATGGTGCGGGCCGTCTCGCCAGCGCATCAACCGTAGCGTATAATGAGAGCATGAAACGTTTATACCGATCTGAAACTGACAAAAAACTAGGCGGTGTCTGCGGTGGCCTGGGCGAGTACTTCGGTCTTGATCCGGTCCTGTTCCGCATTGGCTTCGTAGTGGCCACCGTGGCGGGTGCCGTGCCTGGTATTCTCCCGTACATCGTACTATGGATCCTGATTCCTACCAAAAGCGCCCTCCCGCCTGAGCACGACGACGACACTACTGCCAAATCAGAGTAAATTCAGCAGAAAAGCCTGTCAAAACTGCCACGCATCTGCTACAATAACTCTGTTCACGCACAGCGTCTTATTTGAAGCAAGGCAGCGACAGGCAATTACGCCCCGATAGCTCAGTTGGTAGAGCGCATCCATGGTAAGGATGAGGTCACGGGTTCGAATCCCGTTTGGGGCTCCATATTTGTCTATTGAATTGCTGAGATAGCTTGAAAGACGCTCCAGTATCTGATATACTAGCGTAGATTTAATCCATCTCATAAGAGGTAGCTCGCTCCGCGAGAAACATAAGCGTAATTTACAGGTTATAACGACATGGCAAAGAAGAACCAAAAGCGGAAAGTAGTCGGCCTGGTCTGCGAAGAGACCGGTCTGCGTTTGTATTACACAACCAAGAACACCCAGAATACTACTGAAAAGCTGTCATTTCTGAAGTACAACCCAAAGCTCCGCCGCCGCACCCGTTTCACCGAGGTCAAGAAGAACCTGGGCCGCAACGAAGTCAAGGCTCGTAAGCACTGATCTCGGCATCTACCGTATGGAAACACCCGCATCGAGCGGGTGTTTTTTATTACGGGCAGCAGGGGAGTGTGTAAGCTAAGGCTCTTGACAAAAGTACATAAATGTGCTATGTACACCACTTGTCAATACCCTTGTGCTTAAGAGACCAGGATATCAGGCATTCTCATGCGCCATCCGGTGCGCCGGCGCCGCCTCATCATCAGCAGCCCCCGTCGGCTGCACCACTTCAAGCTTATCCGCCAACCACAGGCCCACGCGGGCCATCTCTTCCAGGTCCTTCTCGTGGACGACCGGTTGGCTGTTATAGATGTAGATGGTCGAGCCATCAAACTCGTAGTCAAAGTGGCTGAAGTGGTGGGCCAGCATGCCGGTAACAGAGGTGCTCATGACTTCGGAGACTGTATCAAACTTATCTGACGGCGCGTAGGGGATGAAATGCTCGGCGAACTTGCCATCGTGGTTGATGAACAGGTTGGTGGCCACCTGGAAGTTGGCAAAATTGATGTACAGGTTGGAGTAGAAAACCTCGTCGTGGTGGTGAGCATCCAAAAAGATATGCGGCAGCTCGGTGGCGGGGCCAAGATCCACCTGGACGATTACCCAGTGGTAGTCATTCTCGCCTTTGCCAGGAAAACGCAGCGAATTTGTGCGCTCTAAAAGGCTGATATCCCGCCCTTTGACGTTGCCGACTGCGAAATGCCGGTCGACATGCGAAGTCGAAGCCGTCACGCCGCGCACCACGGCGTGTTCATCATACCGGTGGTCGACATGCCCGAAATAGACCAGGTCGAACTTCTTGGCAAATGTCTTGATGGTCTTGCCGTTGGAGCTGCGGTGGAGCAGGTCGAGGATGCTCATAGGGTGTCCGCTAGGATTTTGCGTCCTCCGGCTGGCCGTCAGGCAGGTTGGTAGCGACCATGTCGAGCAGGGCGTTGATGTATTCAGCCTGGCTCCAGGTCAGTGGCGCGACTGAGATGAACTCCTGGGTGTACGGGTTGATCTGCTCGGATAGGACGCCGGAGCCCATCATGCTGTCGCGGACCCAGGCCAGGATGACGCGGGCGTCTTCGACGCGGCCGGTCTCGAAGTAGTACTGGGCAATCCAGAGCGTGGTGATGAACCAGGGGTTGGCACCCTTTTCGTCGACGGCGTCGTAGCGGTCGTGTTCGTAGCGTGGCATCGGCGTGACCTTGCAGTCCTCGACACAGACGCCGAACTCGCGGCAGATGGTTTCGTAGCTCTCCTTTACTTCCGGACTGTCGATGGGGAAGAGGCCGAACATGAAGGCGCCGTAGAAGCTGGAGAGATCGATGACGTCGTCGTAGTAGAGGCCGTCGTCCTGAACACGGATGCCTTTGTAGAAGAACTTGCGTTCCTTATTGTAGAGCGTGCTGCGGGCAGCGGTAGCGATCTGTTCGGCCATGGCCTGCCAGCGGGTGGCGCTGTGTTGGTCGCCGACAAGTTCGGCCAGGTCGACTGCCGTCACCAGGCCGCCATAGACGGTGGCCACGGTGTAGGTGGAAGTAAGGAACTTTTCTTCCCACAGGTCATAGCTGGCGTGCGGCAGCTTGGTGTCCTCATCGACGTAGGCACAGAGGAAGTTGGCCATCTTCTTAATGAAGTTTTCATAGTATTGCTTGAGGAAGAACTCGTCGCCTGTCTGGCGGTAGTATTCACCACAGAGGAATAGGACGATAGCCGTCTCGTCTTCCTGGATGGGCGGTTCGGCCTTGCCGGCGTAGACATAGGCGTGCCAGCTGCTGCCGATGGCGCCGTCCGGCTGGTATTTGTGCATCAAAAACCCATCGGTGGTCAGGCCGCGGCGGCAGAACTCGAAGAAGCGCTGCAGCTCGTCCTTGTAGCCCAGGCGCAGCAGCGGCCACATGGTATAGGCGCCGTCACGGGGCCAGCAGTAGGTGTAGGAATCGCGCGAGTAGTTGAGCATGGTGGTGTCGGTGCTGGCAATGACGCCGCCGCGGCTATCGACGTGCGACTTGGTAATCAGCAGACTTTTGGTGAAGCTGTCTTTGAAGTCGGCGTCGATGGAGGCACGGATATCACCGGACTTGCCCAGCCAGTAGCGCCAGGATTGTTCGGTCACTGCCTGGCGGTGCGCGACGGTATCTTTCTTAAGCTGGCGGTGCAATAGAATGGCACCTTGTGTGGTCTTGCCGCAGGCCACCCAGTAGTTGACGATGGCTGAATCATGCGCGGGGACGTCGACGACGCAGCGGATGACGGTGTCGACGCGGCCGTGCTCGACATTGTTGCCGGACAGTTCGCCGTCCTCGGCGTCGCGGAAGGTGCCCTCTTTGCCCTCGATACCGAAGATACCGATGGCATGCTGGTCAAACTCCACGCCTTTGTTATCAACGGCACCGACCACGAAGGCACGATGACCTTTGTAGTGCAGGATGGCGTTTTCGCCCGGCAGATACTGGGCGGTGTCGCCGGAGAGGCTGTTGCTGATGCGGAAGACCTGGTGCATGAACAGTCGCACGGACCGCTGCTGGTCGCCGCTATTGACGATGTGGATGTTGCGCAGGAAAGCATCGTACTCGCTGTCAACGGTGTCATGGAACTTGAGCGTGATACCAAGGCGTTCGTGATGGGCGGTGATCAGGCCGATGAGGGCCTCGGGTTCGTAGCCGTAGGTGAAGCGCCAGGACTTATCATCGAGCCAGGTAAACTGGTTGTCTACCCAGACACCGATGCGATGGCGCATGCGGTCGGCGGTAGCATGGTTTTCCAGGCCGACGTACGGGTAAAAGAAATCGTGTACCATCGCATACCGGTTGATACCGACATGCATGCTGCCGTTGCTGAGGACGACTGGTCTGGTCATTAGTGAATCCCTTCCTTGTGTTTCATAACTCTTAGTTTTAGGTCGCGCAGGCAGTTCATGTAGTACATGAAGGCATCATAGGGCGAATCATAGGGACTGAAATAAGCATGGACATCACCGTCGCGGAACCACTTGGTACACATATAGTAGGGGTGGTCCGAGATCTGCAGGCGGCGCCAGTCTTCGATGAGGGCACGATCCTCGGTGGCCAGGACATCGGTCTCCAGGTCGTACAGCAGCTGCATGGCCTGCTGCTGCATGGGGTTGCCGAGCCAGGCGGTCAGGTCGCGCTCGGTGTCGGCCCAGGTGACGGTATATGGGATGTCGACGTAATCGACCGGCTCGAAGGCCTCGATGGCCTCGGAGGGGGTCATGAAGGTGTTGCCGTGGTGCTTGAGGAACTCGACAGGCAGGGCGCGCAAAAAGTCGAAGATGCCCGTCTCTTCCCATTGGTGCTCACCAAAGGTTTCGTAATCCATAAAGAGGTTGACGTTGGTCTGGTCTTTCGGGAGGGCGTTAATCCAGTGGACGTATTTGTCGGCGGTCAGCGGATGGTCGGCCCAATCGTGGTTGCTGAAACGGAAGGCGATGTCATCGCTCATGCGGTAGTTCTTCATCAGCAGGCGGATGTTGTTGGTGTAGCTGGGGCGGTAGACAAAGTTGGGGCTGCGCCAGCCAAGAATGGGATCCCAGCCTTCAGTCAGGATGCCTTTGTAGCCGTTCTGGTCGGCCCAGTAGGCCAGGTCGTTATTGTAAGCGAACTCGGTGTTGCGGAAGACCTGCGGCTTGACGCCGAAGACCTGTTTGACCTTTTCTTCGTGCATGCGGACCTGCTTGGCGAATTCGAAGCGGCTGTAGAAGAAAGCCAGGCTGTGGTAATACGTTTCGCCGATGATTTCGACGCGGCCGGTTTCCACCAGGCGCTTGAAGCTTTCCAGGACGTCCGGTGCCCACTGCTCCAACTGCTCTATGACGGTGCCGGTGATAGACATGGCCACGCGGAACTCCGGATGCTTCTCCAGCAGCTCCAGCAGCACGGCGTTCATCGGCAGGTATGATTTCTTGGCGACCTTCTTCAGGATGAACTTGTTGTTGGCGTTGCCATGTACTTCCGGCTGGTTGAAATAATTGTGGTCATGACCGGACTCAAACACCGAGTAGGGCCGTACGCGGTACGGTTGGTGGACATGCAGATAGAGGACGATGGCCCGTTTGCTCATGCTGTAGCTCCGACGGGGGCTAAACCGTGATAAATTGCTTTGAACTGTCCGGCAGCCTTCTTCCAGGACATGTGGTTGAACTCGTGGGTGACCATGTCTTTGAGGGTGCATTGCAGCGCATCATGGCGGGCGACGGACACTATCTGCGAAGCAAAGGTCTCAATATCCCAGAAGTCGAACTTCAGGATGTTGTGCAGCACCTCGGCGGCACCTGACTGCTTGGATATGAGCAGGGCATTGTTGTGGCCGGCGGCCTCGAGCGCTACCAGCCCGAACGGCTCGCTGACCGAGGGCATGACAAAGATATCACCAATGTCATAGACATCGCGCCAGGCTTTGCCGCGGACGAAGCCGGTGAAGATGATGTTCTCGGAGATACCCAGCTCGGCAGAGCGCAGCAGCAGCTCGTCGCGGAGCTCGCCGGAACCGGCCAGCAGGAACAGCAGCTTCGGCTCCTGCTCGACGGCACGCTGAGCGGCCTCCAGCAGGTAGCGCAGGCCTTTTTGGACCGTCAGGCGGCCAACGCTGACGACGACGGTATAGCCACGTTGTTTCATCTGGGCGAGGTAGCGGTAGGTATTATCAGTGCCAAGCGGCTCGTAATCATCGATGTTGATGCTGTTGTGGACGACCTCCACCTTATCGGCGGGAATGCCATACTCGCGGACGATGATGTCGCGGGTAATCTTGCTGACGGCGATGATCTTGTCGGCCATCATCAGGCCGTTGTATTCGATGTCATGCACCAGCGGGTTGCCATGATGTTCGCCGGAGCGGTCAAATTCGGTAGCGTGCACGTGGGCCACCAGCGGCTTGCCGGTGATTTCTTTGGCACGGATAGCAGCCTCAAAGGTCAGCCAGTCGTGGGCGTGGATCACATCGAGTTCCTGCTTCTTCACCATCTTCTCGACATGCTTGACATAGCGCATCTGCTGGGCGCGCAGGGTGCCGGGGATGCCGTGGTCACAGCTCTCAGCTTCGGTGCAGGTGTAGCAATGGCTGTCGTAAGCGCCCGGCAACATCAGCTGTTGCGGTGTCGCGTTGACGGCGCTGTGCACGGTCATGAAATCAATGTCGTGTTCCGCTGTGTACGGCACGACAAAATCAATGGACACGCCCTCCATGGCCAATTGCTTGGACATGTGATAACACGCCACTCCCAACCCACCGCTATTATGCGGCGGCAATTCCCACCCTAGCATTAAAATTTTCATGCGTCCCCGAAAGTCCCTGTATTGGTCCGAATGTTGGTTATGCTTTTACTCCATTGTACGAGTTCTTGATTTCCAATACAACTCTATAT from Candidatus Saccharibacteria bacterium includes the following:
- a CDS encoding PspC domain-containing protein — its product is MKRLYRSETDKKLGGVCGGLGEYFGLDPVLFRIGFVVATVAGAVPGILPYIVLWILIPTKSALPPEHDDDTTAKSE
- the cutA gene encoding divalent cation tolerance protein CutA, encoding MHQYYEVHISAETQPQADTILNSLLEKKLATGGQFIKTPSRFLWKGEIEEMDYITITSFTTAEKKEALV
- a CDS encoding GrpB family protein produces the protein MSEKIFHLQPWNPALVTTAHKVTRQIHALAPELEVLFMGAAALALPGKNDIDLDILCDAHDVSKYAALLAPVLGELKELNDKTASWSTTIDGFKVDAILSDPTISHVPKQQAIFHKLKANAKLRDHYRQLKESCDGKPYKEYEQHKKAFFEQVYNSN
- a CDS encoding glycosyltransferase family 4 protein; this encodes MKILMLGWELPPHNSGGLGVACYHMSKQLAMEGVSIDFVVPYTAEHDIDFMTVHSAVNATPQQLMLPGAYDSHCYTCTEAESCDHGIPGTLRAQQMRYVKHVEKMVKKQELDVIHAHDWLTFEAAIRAKEITGKPLVAHVHATEFDRSGEHHGNPLVHDIEYNGLMMADKIIAVSKITRDIIVREYGIPADKVEVVHNSINIDDYEPLGTDNTYRYLAQMKQRGYTVVVSVGRLTVQKGLRYLLEAAQRAVEQEPKLLFLLAGSGELRDELLLRSAELGISENIIFTGFVRGKAWRDVYDIGDIFVMPSVSEPFGLVALEAAGHNNALLISKQSGAAEVLHNILKFDFWDIETFASQIVSVARHDALQCTLKDMVTHEFNHMSWKKAAGQFKAIYHGLAPVGATA
- a CDS encoding right-handed parallel beta-helix repeat-containing protein — protein: MKKSKTPRLTLILSIATGLLILLAGIFVYLTLAAGPSANREAEDATPDEFAKVISDPAASNSEALQFLGQSTTPDDGNFETVNVSDATSLQTALDNAQPGQHIVMADGSYGGKFTITKPAAADKPIKLSGSRGAIIDGGDLNSGYALYLGNADYWHLEGFTITNREKGLMADDIDFTTIKGLYVHTIGNEAIHIRSNSSDNTIDGNEITNTGLTNIEFGEGIYVGSANNNWGTTSVGGTVTIPTPDKSDNNKLINNNIYKTGGESMDIKEGTTGGLIKGNTFDGAEMGGPYADSWIDMKGNGWTIEGNKGKNAKADAFQVHANSIEGEWGHDNIFTGNIIESGVPGYGFNIGSASGNTVKCDNQAPGAAKGLSDIECTP
- the rpmG gene encoding 50S ribosomal protein L33, producing the protein MAKKNQKRKVVGLVCEETGLRLYYTTKNTQNTTEKLSFLKYNPKLRRRTRFTEVKKNLGRNEVKARKH
- a CDS encoding glycoside hydrolase family 15 protein → MTRPVVLSNGSMHVGINRYAMVHDFFYPYVGLENHATADRMRHRIGVWVDNQFTWLDDKSWRFTYGYEPEALIGLITAHHERLGITLKFHDTVDSEYDAFLRNIHIVNSGDQQRSVRLFMHQVFRISNSLSGDTAQYLPGENAILHYKGHRAFVVGAVDNKGVEFDQHAIGIFGIEGKEGTFRDAEDGELSGNNVEHGRVDTVIRCVVDVPAHDSAIVNYWVACGKTTQGAILLHRQLKKDTVAHRQAVTEQSWRYWLGKSGDIRASIDADFKDSFTKSLLITKSHVDSRGGVIASTDTTMLNYSRDSYTYCWPRDGAYTMWPLLRLGYKDELQRFFEFCRRGLTTDGFLMHKYQPDGAIGSSWHAYVYAGKAEPPIQEDETAIVLFLCGEYYRQTGDEFFLKQYYENFIKKMANFLCAYVDEDTKLPHASYDLWEEKFLTSTYTVATVYGGLVTAVDLAELVGDQHSATRWQAMAEQIATAARSTLYNKERKFFYKGIRVQDDGLYYDDVIDLSSFYGAFMFGLFPIDSPEVKESYETICREFGVCVEDCKVTPMPRYEHDRYDAVDEKGANPWFITTLWIAQYYFETGRVEDARVILAWVRDSMMGSGVLSEQINPYTQEFISVAPLTWSQAEYINALLDMVATNLPDGQPEDAKS
- a CDS encoding glycoside hydrolase family 57 protein; translation: MSKRAIVLYLHVHQPYRVRPYSVFESGHDHNYFNQPEVHGNANNKFILKKVAKKSYLPMNAVLLELLEKHPEFRVAMSITGTVIEQLEQWAPDVLESFKRLVETGRVEIIGETYYHSLAFFYSRFEFAKQVRMHEEKVKQVFGVKPQVFRNTEFAYNNDLAYWADQNGYKGILTEGWDPILGWRSPNFVYRPSYTNNIRLLMKNYRMSDDIAFRFSNHDWADHPLTADKYVHWINALPKDQTNVNLFMDYETFGEHQWEETGIFDFLRALPVEFLKHHGNTFMTPSEAIEAFEPVDYVDIPYTVTWADTERDLTAWLGNPMQQQAMQLLYDLETDVLATEDRALIEDWRRLQISDHPYYMCTKWFRDGDVHAYFSPYDSPYDAFMYYMNCLRDLKLRVMKHKEGIH
- a CDS encoding NUDIX hydrolase, with amino-acid sequence MPSISLVTGVLVKNADNKFLLVKKPDDVGPYAGTYLPPGGAVDQDERIDEAALRELYEETGVKVTNLKRVYFDDDITENWAGKVKHMVGLLYTADYASGDLTPKEGNDDDFDVVGWFSLEEMKHMPLSPPIEKLMRHLGYL
- a CDS encoding DUF2164 family protein, which produces MSIVRKWDMADESTKKQCTDEVIAYIEDLEGAQPGVIAAQDIIDIVMQHLGPTVYNAGLADANKLIKQKLGDIETELDTLHQP
- a CDS encoding VOC family protein, whose protein sequence is MFEPTSTFSGFSVDDIKAAEAFYADTLGVTIDSTEMGLDITLPGGAKLFVYEKEDHQPATFTVLNFIVDDIDKSIAALEEKGVTFEHYDLGNGAVTDESGVLRGLSANMGPDIAWFKDPAGNVLSLVQTQ